A window of the Enterobacteriaceae bacterium 4M9 genome harbors these coding sequences:
- the codA gene encoding cytosine deaminase, with protein sequence MKVVNARLRRRAGLYTITLQGERIQSVTAQSQPCVAQEDSLDAVGGLVIPPMVEPHIHLDAVLTAGEPAWNMSGTLFEGIERWGQRKATITHEDTKRRALTAIGWLRDHGIQHVRTHVDVTDPSLAALQAMLEVREEARSLIDLQIVAFPQEGIESYPDGRALMERAVEMGADVVGGIPHFENTREQGVSSIKFLMALAERSGCLVDVHCDETDDPQSRFLEVLAEEARVRDMGARVTASHTVAMGSYDNAYCSKLFRLLKRSGINFVSCPTESIHLQGRFDTWPKRRGVTRVAELDRAGMNVCFGQDSIKDPWYPLGNGNILRVLEAGLHICHMMGYEDLQRSLDFVTDNSARALSLGDNYGIEPGRPANLVILDAEDDYEVVRRQAKARASVRLGRVIMQRHPERLEYPQ encoded by the coding sequence ATGAAGGTTGTTAACGCGCGTTTACGCCGCAGGGCGGGGTTATACACGATTACGTTGCAGGGCGAACGCATCCAGAGCGTTACTGCACAGTCGCAGCCCTGCGTGGCCCAGGAAGATAGCCTGGATGCCGTCGGTGGGTTGGTTATTCCGCCGATGGTGGAACCGCATATTCATCTTGATGCAGTACTGACGGCAGGTGAGCCGGCGTGGAATATGAGTGGCACACTGTTTGAAGGCATTGAACGTTGGGGGCAGCGTAAGGCGACCATCACCCATGAAGATACAAAGCGCAGGGCGCTAACCGCCATTGGCTGGCTGCGCGACCACGGCATTCAGCATGTTCGTACCCACGTTGACGTTACCGACCCCAGTCTTGCGGCGCTCCAGGCCATGCTGGAGGTACGAGAAGAAGCGCGCAGCCTGATTGATTTGCAGATTGTGGCTTTTCCACAGGAAGGGATTGAGTCCTACCCCGATGGACGAGCGCTCATGGAGCGTGCCGTGGAAATGGGTGCCGACGTGGTAGGTGGTATTCCACATTTCGAGAACACCCGCGAGCAGGGCGTGAGTTCGATAAAGTTTCTGATGGCGCTGGCAGAGCGTAGCGGCTGTCTGGTGGACGTACACTGCGACGAAACCGACGACCCCCAGTCACGTTTTCTTGAAGTGTTGGCAGAGGAGGCACGGGTACGTGACATGGGCGCGCGGGTGACGGCCAGCCACACCGTCGCGATGGGCTCTTATGACAATGCATACTGCTCAAAGCTGTTTCGCCTGCTTAAGCGCTCTGGCATCAACTTTGTTTCCTGCCCGACGGAGAGCATTCACTTACAGGGGCGCTTTGATACCTGGCCTAAGCGGCGTGGTGTGACGCGTGTGGCGGAACTCGATCGTGCCGGAATGAACGTTTGCTTTGGGCAGGACTCCATTAAAGACCCCTGGTACCCGCTCGGTAACGGCAATATTTTGCGCGTGCTGGAAGCCGGGCTGCATATCTGTCACATGATGGGCTATGAAGATTTACAGCGTAGCCTGGACTTTGTGACCGACAACAGCGCCAGGGCGTTGAGCCTGGGTGACAATTACGGCATTGAACCAGGGCGTCCGGCAAACCTGGTGATTCTGGATGCAGAAGATGATTACGAGGTGGTGCGCCGCCAGGCCAAAGCGCGTGCGTCTGTTCGCCTTGGCCGGGTTATCATGCAGCGCCACCCGGAGCGGCTCGAATACCCGCAGTAG
- a CDS encoding alpha-2-macroglobulin, whose product MDVLKFILRLPFLLIKSIFRLLAFIFSLLARVLSPVLGKLRWQAPRWWATLASGFVRLENGVQHHAKGVLAGIIVLLCAGAGAIYGWHWWQNRPQPIEPAPLVIQETRVQVSSPEPVDYAAARITPQPITLTFQHSVAPITLVGKTPEKGVTLSPAVEGEWRWDSDASLIFTPKKPLPMGEKYQITLDPGALLAPQVKLSETRYEVTTPAFSYETGKAEYYQDPQDNQKRSAIFNIKFNAPVDVASFEKQLSLGLSEGKSTTERPLKYSLVYDEKKLNAWVHSEPLQALDNGGAVHLTVGRGVKASVPSNATRDAKSSRVSVPNLFSLRVEDASAQVVDNANLQSQRVLVVTFSDAVKDKDAARAVKAWLLPQHHPDEPREPEDANSFYAWSSVKSVDNTVLAQSSVLDLALNDSEEAYQQQFSFRFDAPAQRFVLLEISPRMTSSGGYKMPEKVWRIVEVPDYPKTLRFTSEGSLLSVSGDKKISVAARNVPGLRMDIKRVIPSQLQHIVSFKSDTFSSASFDRLNDEYFTEHFQFQAAVNNTKPGEVSYQGIDLSQYLSTNPASHRGIFLLTLSEWDPQAKPQAQEDSSDYEEDETDDRAVNASDSRFVVVTDLGIIAKRAQNKTRDVFVQSIHSGEPVSNAQVSVIARNGTRLLSQNTDMSGHVRFPPLDVYTHERTPVMFLVEKEGDVSFLPTGRYNDRGLDFSRFDTGGDETPTDPRALSSYLFSDRGVYRPGDTFNIGLLTRAADWGVALAGVPVSAEIHDPRDRLMSTVPLTLDASGFNELSYTTQENSPTGEWTVYLYLPGKNKENSTLLGYTTVNVKEFEPDQLKVKLALTPERTQGWVKPSELRASIDVQNLFGTPAQQRRVASTLTLRPTWPSFPQFQDYAFYEARPNNDGFENTLEDSTTDEKGEAQIALNLKDWGDATYQLQLISEAFVAGSGRSVAATARALVSPYDYLIGAKADGNLSYVKLNAARNLHLVAIDPSLKQIALSSLKLVLSEQKYISVLTKQDSGVYKYESKLKEIPVSEEPLSLSEQGANLPLATDKPGDYVLIVQNAQGKTLNRIAYSVAGDANVARSLDRNAELKLRLDKQSYLPGEEIEVSISAPYTGSGLITIEKDNVYAWQWFHTDTTSSVQRIRVPAAMEGNGYINVQFVRDINSDEIFMSPLSYGVMPFKIDPVAHKNALSISVPEVIKPGQNLTMTVNTDGPQKVALFAVDEGILQVARYRLKDPLDWFFRKRELAVESAQILDLILPEFSKLMALSAAPGGDGGEGLDLHLNPFKRKRDKPVAYWSGITEVNGEHTFTYPVPDYFNGKIRVMAISATPDKIGKAQTATTVRDNFIMTPEVPAMVAPGDEFDVSVGVSNNLEDLNGKTADISFTVTPPPQLEVVGDAARSLQLAAKREGVVTFRLRAKTLPGDAPLVFDARYADKSSRRTLSTSVRPASPYRTQSVMGRMSGSSQSIDGLRNMFDDFAQRKAALSHSPLVLSDGLAQYLTNYPYYCSEQIASRTVPMLLQSRYPELRSNMNPAQANQQLQSLLGVLRSRQNDDGAFGMWRSTPQAEPFITPWVVQLLLEAKDAGFALPSGMLEDANGALRELAATPYDDMYHLRLSSWAIYLLTRQGEITTGALATTQSRLQNLSAQDWQTDLSALYLASSYRLLKMDKEAKALMEPSWKQLGQAWSKAWWTQNYYDPLVQDATRLYLITRHFPEKTPDIPPQVLENMTIALKDQRNTTFSSAMSILALESYSSQVTNAQGEGDTLSILQNSKRSNVEPTLISTMQGMFALGAFSADAQTLRFENHGNAPAWYVVTQAGYDVAAPDKALSRGLEIIRDYTDEQGKPLTQVVIGQKVNVHLKIRANSKEGLNNLAIVDLLPGGFEVVQQSAPEPESEEDEADAQESNGGWLSPLAAAGSTWSPDYSDIREDRVIIYGSATSEVQTFVYQIKATNTGSFTIPPAYGEAMYDREVQALSVSQGKLTVVER is encoded by the coding sequence ATGGACGTACTAAAGTTCATCCTTCGCCTGCCGTTTTTGCTAATTAAAAGCATTTTCCGCCTGTTGGCCTTTATCTTTAGCCTGCTCGCACGCGTACTTAGCCCTGTTCTTGGCAAGCTGCGCTGGCAGGCCCCGCGCTGGTGGGCGACTCTCGCAAGCGGCTTTGTGCGACTGGAAAACGGCGTACAGCACCATGCCAAAGGCGTGCTGGCCGGCATCATTGTGCTGCTGTGTGCCGGTGCTGGTGCCATTTACGGCTGGCACTGGTGGCAAAACCGCCCGCAGCCAATTGAACCAGCCCCGTTGGTCATTCAGGAAACCCGCGTGCAGGTTTCTTCACCAGAACCCGTTGACTACGCGGCAGCCCGCATTACGCCTCAACCAATAACGCTAACGTTTCAACACTCCGTTGCCCCCATTACGTTGGTTGGCAAAACACCAGAAAAAGGCGTTACCCTCAGCCCAGCCGTTGAAGGCGAGTGGCGTTGGGACAGCGATGCCAGCCTGATATTCACACCGAAAAAGCCGCTGCCCATGGGCGAGAAATACCAGATAACGCTCGACCCTGGCGCACTTCTGGCTCCCCAGGTGAAACTCAGCGAGACCCGCTACGAGGTGACAACTCCCGCATTTAGCTATGAGACCGGTAAGGCTGAGTACTACCAGGACCCGCAAGATAACCAGAAACGCAGCGCGATTTTTAATATCAAATTCAACGCCCCGGTTGATGTCGCCAGCTTTGAAAAACAACTGTCGTTGGGCCTGAGCGAAGGAAAATCGACAACCGAGCGCCCACTAAAGTATTCACTGGTTTACGACGAGAAAAAACTCAACGCCTGGGTGCATTCCGAACCACTCCAGGCGCTGGATAACGGTGGCGCAGTGCACCTGACTGTTGGGCGCGGCGTGAAGGCGAGCGTACCGTCAAACGCCACGCGTGATGCAAAAAGCAGCCGGGTGTCAGTGCCGAATCTCTTCAGCCTGCGGGTGGAAGATGCCAGCGCGCAGGTGGTGGACAACGCCAACCTGCAAAGCCAGCGCGTGCTGGTGGTGACCTTCAGCGATGCGGTGAAAGACAAAGACGCCGCTCGCGCCGTTAAAGCCTGGCTGCTGCCGCAGCATCACCCTGACGAGCCGCGTGAGCCTGAAGATGCCAATAGCTTCTATGCGTGGAGCAGCGTAAAAAGCGTAGACAACACAGTGTTAGCGCAGTCAAGCGTGCTGGATTTAGCACTCAATGACAGCGAAGAAGCGTATCAACAGCAGTTCAGCTTCCGGTTTGACGCCCCGGCTCAGCGTTTTGTCTTGCTGGAGATCTCACCGCGCATGACCTCTTCCGGCGGCTATAAAATGCCGGAGAAAGTCTGGCGCATTGTGGAAGTCCCCGATTACCCGAAAACGCTGCGCTTTACCTCTGAAGGCTCGCTGCTGTCGGTAAGCGGCGACAAGAAAATCAGCGTTGCCGCCCGTAACGTGCCGGGGCTGCGCATGGACATCAAGCGCGTTATCCCAAGCCAGCTACAGCATATCGTCTCTTTTAAAAGCGACACCTTCTCCTCGGCAAGCTTTGACCGGTTGAATGATGAATATTTTACCGAACACTTTCAGTTCCAGGCGGCGGTCAATAACACCAAACCTGGCGAAGTCAGCTACCAAGGTATCGACCTGTCACAGTACTTGTCCACCAACCCGGCCTCGCACCGCGGCATCTTTTTGCTGACGCTCTCTGAATGGGACCCGCAGGCAAAACCGCAGGCACAGGAAGATAGTTCAGACTACGAAGAAGATGAAACCGACGATCGCGCCGTCAACGCGAGCGATTCGCGCTTTGTAGTGGTGACTGACCTTGGCATCATCGCCAAGCGCGCGCAAAACAAAACCCGCGACGTATTTGTGCAGTCTATCCACAGCGGCGAGCCGGTCAGCAACGCGCAGGTGTCGGTCATTGCCCGCAACGGTACGCGCCTTTTAAGCCAGAACACCGATATGTCTGGTCACGTACGCTTCCCTCCGCTGGATGTCTACACCCATGAACGCACGCCGGTGATGTTCCTGGTGGAAAAAGAGGGCGACGTGTCGTTCCTGCCAACCGGTCGCTACAACGACCGTGGGCTGGATTTCTCACGCTTTGATACCGGCGGCGACGAAACGCCAACCGATCCGCGCGCGTTAAGCAGTTATCTGTTCTCAGACCGTGGCGTGTATCGCCCTGGGGATACCTTCAACATTGGCCTGCTAACCCGCGCTGCCGACTGGGGCGTGGCGCTTGCCGGTGTGCCCGTAAGCGCTGAAATTCACGACCCACGTGACAGGCTCATGTCCACCGTGCCGCTCACGCTGGATGCCAGCGGCTTTAACGAACTGAGCTACACCACCCAGGAGAACTCACCAACCGGTGAGTGGACGGTGTATCTGTATCTGCCGGGTAAAAACAAAGAAAACAGCACGCTGCTTGGCTACACCACAGTTAACGTTAAAGAGTTTGAGCCAGACCAGCTCAAGGTGAAACTCGCGCTCACTCCAGAGCGCACTCAGGGCTGGGTTAAACCTTCAGAACTGCGGGCCAGTATTGACGTGCAAAATCTGTTCGGTACTCCAGCACAACAGCGGCGCGTGGCCTCTACGTTGACCCTGCGCCCGACCTGGCCGAGCTTTCCGCAATTTCAGGATTACGCGTTCTACGAAGCGCGGCCTAATAACGACGGCTTTGAAAACACACTGGAAGACAGCACTACCGACGAAAAGGGCGAAGCACAGATTGCGCTTAACCTTAAAGACTGGGGCGATGCAACTTACCAGTTACAGCTTATCTCCGAAGCCTTTGTTGCCGGCAGCGGGCGCTCCGTTGCGGCAACCGCCCGCGCACTGGTCTCGCCTTATGACTATCTCATTGGTGCAAAAGCAGACGGCAACCTCAGTTACGTGAAGCTCAACGCAGCGCGCAACCTGCATCTGGTCGCCATTGATCCCTCGCTTAAACAAATCGCCCTTTCCAGTCTCAAACTCGTACTGAGCGAACAGAAGTATATTTCAGTGCTGACGAAGCAGGATTCTGGCGTTTACAAATACGAGTCGAAGCTTAAAGAAATCCCCGTCTCCGAGGAGCCACTGAGCCTGTCTGAGCAAGGCGCTAACCTGCCGCTAGCCACCGACAAGCCGGGCGATTACGTGCTGATCGTACAAAATGCACAGGGCAAAACGCTCAACCGTATTGCTTACAGCGTGGCCGGAGACGCCAACGTAGCCCGCTCGCTGGACCGCAACGCCGAACTGAAGCTAAGGCTCGATAAGCAAAGCTATCTGCCGGGCGAAGAAATTGAAGTTTCTATCAGTGCGCCATACACCGGCAGCGGCCTTATCACCATTGAGAAAGACAACGTTTACGCCTGGCAGTGGTTTCACACCGACACCACCAGTTCTGTACAGCGCATCCGTGTACCTGCGGCAATGGAAGGTAATGGCTACATCAACGTCCAGTTTGTGCGTGACATTAACTCCGATGAAATCTTTATGAGCCCGCTGAGCTATGGCGTGATGCCGTTTAAGATTGACCCGGTCGCCCACAAAAACGCACTGAGCATTTCGGTGCCAGAAGTGATTAAGCCCGGCCAGAACCTGACCATGACAGTCAACACCGACGGGCCGCAGAAGGTCGCGCTGTTTGCCGTGGATGAAGGCATTTTGCAGGTGGCGCGCTATCGCCTGAAAGATCCGCTCGACTGGTTCTTCCGCAAGCGTGAACTGGCAGTGGAGAGCGCGCAGATCCTCGATTTGATCCTGCCAGAGTTCAGCAAGCTGATGGCGCTGAGTGCAGCACCCGGCGGTGACGGCGGTGAAGGACTGGATCTGCATCTGAACCCGTTTAAGCGCAAGCGGGATAAACCGGTGGCTTACTGGTCAGGCATTACCGAGGTGAACGGCGAGCACACGTTCACTTATCCGGTGCCGGACTACTTCAACGGCAAAATCCGCGTCATGGCCATTTCTGCCACGCCGGACAAAATTGGCAAAGCCCAGACTGCCACCACCGTGCGCGACAACTTCATCATGACGCCAGAAGTCCCGGCAATGGTCGCACCCGGCGATGAATTTGACGTAAGCGTAGGCGTTAGCAACAACCTCGAAGACCTGAACGGTAAAACCGCAGACATCAGCTTTACGGTAACGCCACCGCCGCAGCTCGAAGTAGTGGGCGATGCCGCTCGCAGCCTGCAACTGGCGGCAAAACGTGAAGGCGTCGTTACCTTCCGCTTGCGCGCAAAAACGCTGCCTGGCGACGCACCGCTGGTGTTTGACGCCCGTTACGCCGACAAGTCCAGCCGCCGCACGCTGAGTACCTCTGTGCGCCCGGCATCGCCGTACCGCACGCAGTCGGTGATGGGGCGCATGAGCGGCAGCAGCCAGAGCATTGACGGTCTGCGCAACATGTTTGACGACTTTGCCCAGCGCAAAGCGGCGCTCTCTCATTCACCGCTGGTGCTCAGTGACGGCCTGGCGCAGTACCTGACTAACTATCCTTACTACTGCTCGGAGCAAATCGCCAGCCGCACCGTGCCTATGCTGTTGCAAAGCCGCTACCCGGAACTGCGCAGCAACATGAACCCGGCGCAGGCCAACCAGCAGCTGCAATCACTGCTGGGTGTGCTGCGCTCGCGCCAGAACGATGACGGTGCGTTTGGTATGTGGCGCTCCACGCCGCAGGCCGAACCGTTTATTACGCCGTGGGTGGTGCAACTGCTGCTTGAGGCCAAAGACGCAGGCTTTGCGTTACCTTCCGGGATGCTGGAGGACGCCAACGGTGCGCTGCGCGAACTGGCGGCCACGCCTTATGACGATATGTACCACCTGCGTCTTAGCAGTTGGGCCATCTATCTGTTGACGCGCCAGGGTGAAATCACCACGGGAGCGCTGGCTACCACCCAGAGCAGGCTGCAAAACTTGTCTGCGCAAGACTGGCAAACTGACCTGAGTGCGCTCTATCTGGCCTCGTCTTACCGCCTGCTGAAAATGGATAAAGAGGCGAAGGCGCTTATGGAGCCGAGCTGGAAGCAACTCGGACAGGCGTGGAGCAAAGCCTGGTGGACGCAAAACTATTACGATCCGCTGGTGCAGGACGCCACACGCCTGTATCTCATCACGCGCCACTTCCCGGAAAAAACGCCCGACATTCCGCCGCAGGTGCTGGAGAACATGACGATCGCGCTTAAGGACCAGCGCAATACCACCTTCTCCTCAGCCATGAGCATCCTGGCGCTGGAAAGCTATTCCTCACAGGTCACCAACGCTCAGGGCGAAGGCGATACGCTGAGTATTTTGCAAAACAGCAAGCGCAGTAACGTCGAGCCGACGCTGATTTCCACCATGCAGGGCATGTTTGCCCTGGGTGCGTTCAGCGCAGATGCCCAGACCCTTCGCTTTGAAAACCACGGTAACGCCCCAGCCTGGTATGTGGTCACGCAGGCCGGTTATGACGTGGCGGCACCTGACAAAGCGCTGTCGCGCGGACTGGAAATCATCCGCGATTACACCGACGAACAGGGCAAGCCGCTTACCCAGGTCGTAATTGGGCAGAAGGTCAACGTGCACCTGAAAATCCGCGCCAACAGCAAAGAAGGACTGAACAATCTGGCTATTGTTGACCTGCTGCCGGGCGGCTTTGAGGTCGTGCAGCAATCGGCACCTGAGCCAGAAAGCGAAGAGGATGAAGCGGACGCACAAGAGAGTAACGGCGGCTGGCTCTCACCGCTGGCAGCGGCTGGCTCCACCTGGAGCCCGGATTACAGCGATATCCGTGAAGACCGGGTCATCATCTACGGTAGCGCAACGTCCGAAGTACAGACGTTCGTTTACCAGATTAAGGCCACCAATACCGGTAGCTTCACTATTCCGCCGGCGTATGGCGAGGCCATGTATGACCGTGAAGTCCAGGCGCTGTCGGTAAGCCAGGGCAAGCTGACGGTGGTTGAGCGTTAA
- the pbpC gene encoding penicillin-binding protein 1C, protein MKMLSGLSPNLKRWLQNLAVVLLLLALLLAGLRLWPHAPLRQGVPLSKVWYDRNGTLLRLSLANDDRYRLWTPLDNVSPLLTQAVLLHEDRWFYYNPGFNPVSLVRSFWRSYIAGGRMQGGSTITMQLARMRWHLNTRTPTGKLVQIARALQLELSYSKREILEAYLNYAPWGRNIESIGAASLIYFNKTPQGLTLPEALTLAVLPQSPGNRMTAKNAVPGPALNLARERLFRRWQQVYPTDDASQALLKLPLALRQPEQMPYIAPHFIEQLQQQNRFLDQGSHIDTTLDAGLQRLVERQVNAFITRNQQRGIHNAAVVLVDTRDMGVRALVGSADYYNRAIHGQVNGTHAKRSPGSTLKPFIYALGLEQGVLHPMTVLKDVPSSFGSYAPENFDRRFLGPLTATDALNYSRNIPAVWVASQLRQPSFYQFLRLSGVAGMASENHYGLSLVLGGGEVTAQELAKLYTLLANRGELQPLRMLESTPQATPVRLLSDEASFITLDMLRQHRRPGDTLAQRPAALPVYWKTGTSWGFRDAWSAGVFGPYALVVWQGNFDSRGNNAFVGADAAAPLFFNIIDSINASYPRLSEPKRPFPANLSRVDICLASGNLPTPWCQQRGKTWFIPGKSPITVDTVYRPVVVDIHTGEVACPPYDSAQTRTDIYEFWPSDLASVFALAGLPKRQPPVNRCANGVAAPGGNPPRITSPLRNTTYTLRQSQGGRDKIAFNAVTDAGSKTIYWFVDDAYLGSSVSKAPLEWRPVNNGRYRIRAVDDRGRADSRIVNIEWIH, encoded by the coding sequence ATGAAAATGTTGTCCGGCCTGTCACCAAACCTCAAGCGCTGGCTGCAAAACCTGGCGGTTGTCCTGCTGCTGCTGGCACTGTTGCTGGCAGGCTTGCGCCTGTGGCCGCACGCGCCGCTACGCCAGGGCGTTCCGTTGTCAAAAGTCTGGTACGACCGTAACGGCACGCTGTTGCGCCTGAGCCTCGCTAACGACGACCGCTACCGCCTGTGGACACCGCTCGATAACGTTTCACCGCTGCTGACTCAGGCGGTCCTGCTGCATGAAGACCGCTGGTTTTACTACAACCCCGGCTTCAACCCGGTAAGCCTGGTACGCAGCTTCTGGCGCAGCTATATCGCGGGCGGCAGAATGCAGGGCGGCTCCACTATCACCATGCAGCTTGCGCGTATGCGCTGGCACCTCAACACGCGCACGCCAACGGGTAAGCTGGTGCAAATCGCCCGTGCTCTCCAGCTTGAACTGAGCTATTCCAAGCGCGAGATTCTTGAAGCCTATCTCAACTACGCACCCTGGGGACGCAACATTGAAAGCATAGGCGCGGCAAGCCTGATTTATTTTAATAAAACGCCGCAGGGGCTGACGCTGCCGGAAGCGCTCACGCTCGCCGTGCTCCCACAGTCTCCGGGCAACCGCATGACGGCCAAAAACGCTGTACCAGGCCCGGCGCTGAACCTTGCCCGCGAGCGCCTGTTCCGGCGCTGGCAGCAAGTCTACCCAACGGACGATGCCAGCCAGGCGCTGCTTAAGCTACCGTTGGCACTACGCCAGCCGGAGCAAATGCCCTACATCGCCCCGCATTTTATTGAGCAACTGCAACAGCAAAACCGCTTCCTGGACCAGGGCAGCCACATCGACACCACGCTCGATGCCGGGCTGCAGCGGCTGGTCGAGCGCCAGGTTAATGCGTTTATCACTCGTAACCAACAGCGCGGCATCCATAACGCTGCGGTCGTACTGGTGGACACCCGTGACATGGGCGTGCGTGCGCTGGTTGGCTCTGCGGATTACTACAACCGCGCTATCCACGGTCAGGTAAATGGCACCCACGCTAAGCGCTCGCCTGGCTCCACGCTAAAGCCGTTTATCTACGCGCTCGGCCTGGAGCAGGGCGTGCTGCACCCGATGACGGTCCTCAAGGATGTTCCTTCAAGCTTTGGCAGCTATGCGCCGGAGAACTTTGACCGCCGCTTCCTCGGCCCGCTCACGGCAACGGATGCGCTGAACTACAGCCGCAACATTCCTGCCGTTTGGGTCGCGTCTCAATTGCGCCAGCCTTCGTTCTATCAGTTTCTGCGCCTTTCTGGCGTAGCGGGGATGGCAAGCGAAAACCACTATGGTCTGTCGCTGGTGCTGGGTGGAGGAGAGGTCACGGCGCAGGAACTGGCAAAGCTGTACACCCTGTTGGCTAACCGCGGCGAGCTACAGCCGCTGCGTATGCTGGAGAGTACACCACAGGCAACGCCGGTGCGTCTTTTAAGCGACGAGGCAAGCTTTATCACGCTGGACATGTTGCGCCAACACCGCCGCCCTGGCGACACGCTGGCACAGCGCCCTGCCGCCCTGCCCGTTTACTGGAAAACCGGTACCTCATGGGGATTTCGCGATGCCTGGAGCGCAGGCGTGTTTGGCCCTTATGCGCTGGTGGTCTGGCAGGGCAATTTCGACAGCCGCGGCAACAACGCCTTTGTTGGCGCAGATGCCGCTGCCCCGCTGTTTTTCAATATCATCGACAGCATTAACGCCAGCTACCCGCGCCTGAGTGAGCCAAAGCGCCCCTTTCCGGCCAACCTCAGCCGTGTGGATATTTGCCTTGCCAGTGGCAACCTGCCCACACCCTGGTGCCAGCAAAGGGGCAAAACCTGGTTTATCCCCGGCAAATCACCCATTACGGTTGATACCGTTTATCGTCCGGTGGTGGTGGATATACACACCGGCGAAGTGGCCTGCCCACCTTATGACAGCGCACAAACGCGTACCGACATCTATGAGTTCTGGCCTTCGGATCTTGCCAGCGTCTTCGCGCTTGCCGGGCTTCCCAAGCGCCAGCCGCCGGTTAACCGCTGCGCAAACGGCGTTGCTGCCCCAGGCGGCAATCCGCCGCGCATTACCTCTCCTCTTCGCAACACAACCTATACGCTGCGCCAGTCGCAGGGCGGGCGCGATAAAATTGCCTTTAACGCAGTGACGGATGCGGGCAGCAAAACCATTTACTGGTTTGTGGATGACGCCTATCTCGGCAGCAGCGTGAGCAAAGCGCCGCTGGAGTGGCGACCGGTTAACAATGGGCGCTACCGCATTCGCGCAGTGGACGATCGCGGGCGTGCCGACAGCCGCATTGTGAACATTGAATGGATCCACTAG